The following proteins are encoded in a genomic region of Dasypus novemcinctus isolate mDasNov1 chromosome 3, mDasNov1.1.hap2, whole genome shotgun sequence:
- the LOC131277981 gene encoding isovaleryl-CoA dehydrogenase, mitochondrial-like: protein MATAAWLLGRRVASGRPRLLPPRPRPPLARLVSQPAHSPLPVDDAINGLNSEQKQLRQTMVKFLQEHLAPKAQEIDQSNEFKNLREFWKQLGSLGVLGITAPVQYGGSGLGYLEHVLVLEEISRASGAVGLSYGAHSNLCINQIVRNANEAQKEKYLPKLISGESIGALAMSESNAGSDVLSMKLKAEKQGDYYILNGNKFWITNGPDADVIIVYAKTDVAAVPASRGITAFIVEKDMPGFSTSKKLDKLGMRGSNTCELIFEDCKVPASNILGQLSKGVYVLMSGLDLERLVMAGGPLGLMQAVLDHTLPYLHMREAFGQKIGHFQLMQGKMADMYTRLMSSRQYVYNVAKACDEGHCTTKDCAAVLLYAGECATKVALDGIQCLGGNGYINDFPMGRFLRDAKLCEIGAGTSEVRRLIIGRAFNADFH from the exons ATGGCGACCGCCGCCTGGCTGCTGGGGCGACGTGTGGCGAGCGGGAGGCCGCGCCTGCTGCCGCCGCGGCCGCGGCCGCCGCTCGCACGCCTGGTTTCCCAGCCCGCGCACTCGCCCTTGCCCGTGGACGATGCCATCAACGGACTGAACTCAGAGCAGAAGCAG CTTCGTCAGACCATGGTGAAATTCCTTCAGGAACACTTGGCCCCCAAGGCCCAGGAGATAGATCAGAGCAATGAATTCAAGAACCTGCGT GAGTTTTGGAAGCAACTGGGGAGCTTGGGAGTATTGGGCATCACAGCCCCTG TTCAATATGGTGGCTCAGGACTGGGCTACCTGGAACATGTCCTGGTGTTGGAGGAGATCTCCCGAGCTTCTGGAGCAGTGGGACTCAGTTACGGTGCCCACTCCAACCTCTGCATCAACCAAATTGTGCGCAATGCGAATgaggcccagaaggagaagtATCTTCCCAAG CTGATCAGCGGTGAGTCCATTGGAGCCCTGGCCATGAGTGAGTCCAACGCTGGCTCTGATGTTCTTTCCATGAAGCTAAAAGCAGAAAAGCAAG GAGATTACTACATCCTCAATGGCAACAAGTTCTGGATTACTAATGGCCCTGATGCTGACGTCATCATTGTCTATGCCAAGACAGATGTGGCTGCTGTGCCAGCTTCTCGGGGCATCACAGCCTTCATTGTGGAGAAG GACATGCCTGGCTTCAGCACCTCCAAGAAGTTGGACAAGCTGGGGATGAGGGGCTCTAACACTTGTGAGCTAATCTTTGAAGACTGCAAGGTGCCTG CTTCCAACATCCTGGGCCAGTTGAGTAAGGGTGTGTACGTGCTGATGAGCGGGCTGGACCTGGAGCGGCTGGTGATGGCTGGCGGACCACTGGG GCTCATGCAAGCCGTCCTCGATCACACCCTTCCCTACCTGCACATGAGGGAAGCCTTCGGCCAGAAGATCGGCCACTTCCAG TTGATGCAGGGGAAGATGGCCGACATGTACACCCGCCTCATGTCGTCTCGGCAGTACGTCTACAACGTCGCTAAGGCCTGCGATGAAGGCCACTGCACTACCAAG GACTGTGCGGCCGTGCTTCTTTATGCAGGTGAATGCGCCACAAAGGTAGCCTTGGACGGCATCCAGTGTCTCG GTGGTAATGGCTACATCAACGACTTCCCCATGGGCCGTTTTCTGCGAGATGCCAAGCTGTGTGAGATTGGGGCTGGGACCAGTGAAGTGAGGCGGCTGATCATCGGCAGAGCCTTCAACGCAGACTTCCACTAG